The following coding sequences lie in one Pseudomonas sp. SL4(2022) genomic window:
- a CDS encoding class 1 fructose-bisphosphatase produces MSRVTLSRYLIEQTRSHNTPADLRFLIEVVARACKEISHQVSKGALGGVLGSMGTENVQGEVQKKLDVISNEILLEANEWGGHLAGMASEEMDNAYQIPGKYPKGAYLLVFDPLDGSSNIDVNVSVGTIFSVLRCPDRNGEEGDLGEEAFLQPGTQQVAAGYAIYGPQTMLLLTLGEGVKGFTLDRELGSFVLTHDNIKVPESTKEFAINMSNQRHWEAPVQRYVSELLAGEEGPLGKNYNMRWIASMVADVHRILTRGGVFMYPRDSREPEKPGKLRLMYEANPMSMIIEQAGGVATNGTQRILDIQPTSLHQRVAVFLGSKEEVLRISAYHRE; encoded by the coding sequence ATGTCCCGCGTTACCCTCAGCCGCTATCTGATCGAGCAGACCCGCAGCCACAACACCCCGGCCGATCTGCGTTTCCTTATCGAAGTGGTCGCACGCGCCTGCAAGGAAATCAGCCATCAGGTGTCCAAAGGTGCATTGGGCGGTGTGCTGGGTAGCATGGGCACCGAGAACGTGCAGGGCGAAGTGCAGAAGAAACTCGACGTGATTTCTAACGAGATTCTGCTGGAAGCCAACGAATGGGGCGGTCACCTGGCCGGCATGGCGTCGGAAGAAATGGACAATGCCTACCAGATTCCCGGCAAGTACCCGAAGGGTGCCTACCTGCTGGTATTCGACCCGCTGGATGGCTCCAGCAACATCGACGTCAACGTTTCGGTCGGCACCATTTTCTCGGTACTGCGCTGCCCAGACCGCAATGGCGAAGAGGGTGATCTGGGCGAAGAGGCCTTCCTCCAGCCGGGTACTCAGCAAGTGGCTGCAGGTTATGCCATCTACGGCCCGCAGACCATGCTCCTGCTGACCCTCGGTGAAGGCGTCAAGGGCTTTACCCTGGATCGCGAACTGGGCAGCTTTGTGCTCACCCACGACAACATCAAGGTGCCGGAGTCGACCAAGGAATTCGCCATCAACATGTCCAACCAGCGCCACTGGGAGGCGCCGGTGCAGCGCTATGTCAGCGAATTGCTGGCGGGTGAAGAAGGCCCGCTGGGCAAGAACTACAACATGCGCTGGATCGCCTCGATGGTGGCCGACGTGCACCGCATCCTCACCCGTGGCGGTGTATTTATGTACCCACGCGACAGTCGTGAGCCGGAGAAACCGGGCAAGCTGCGCCTGATGTACGAAGCCAATCCGATGTCGATGATCATCGAGCAGGCTGGCGGTGTGGCCACCAATGGCACCCAGCGCATTCTCGATATCCAGCCGACGTCCCTGCACCAGCGCGTCGCCGTCTTCCTGGGTTCCAAGGAAGAAGTGCTGCGCATCAGCGCCTATCA
- a CDS encoding histidine kinase N-terminal 7TM domain-containing protein, whose translation MNACGNSSWALSGPLILTCLVCIGVLLLTRWVTRQRYFPGRESFIVLHLASLWWMVAASLEMAAQGAQCKVFWASMAWPGILVAPTFWAIFLWQYVNSVRQPLPLRSVLGLAVVPVLIWLMALSNPWHGLFYGAGTAPLSDEPGAPIRYQHGPLFYAAAAYVYLFMTFCMGVVLRAAIVSYGVHRRHYLAFVFVTAVPWVANISYVVFGWMLFGFDPTPFSFAFTLVAFAWLIVGVRLFDLLPVARHLLLEALLDPVLVVDAQLRVIEANPAALKLASLRSGWQGRPLLDWPILGADLQQLLGQHPPGEQDCLLTLANSARYFEVRIRAIERVTRQGAQVLGQMLYLRDVTQRHLSELKLAEALALSEERLRTISSLHEQLQQQALCDPLTGLYNRRYLDEFFARELTLAQRECSPIALALIDLDHFKQLNDEHGHLEGDDVLKGVAQHLLENLRSSDAVFRIGGEEFLLILPRADAAEARARLEGICRDLAAHPLPTRGGARYVTLSAGLALWPAQGHVLDELLQVADAALYQAKHEGRNRVCSLA comes from the coding sequence ATGAATGCCTGCGGAAATTCCTCCTGGGCGTTGAGTGGGCCATTGATACTCACCTGCCTGGTCTGTATCGGGGTGCTGCTGTTGACCCGTTGGGTGACTCGGCAGCGCTATTTCCCCGGGCGCGAGAGTTTTATCGTGCTGCACTTGGCCAGCCTCTGGTGGATGGTGGCCGCAAGCCTGGAGATGGCCGCGCAGGGCGCACAGTGCAAGGTGTTCTGGGCGAGCATGGCCTGGCCGGGAATTCTTGTCGCGCCCACCTTCTGGGCGATCTTCCTCTGGCAATACGTCAACAGCGTGCGGCAACCGTTGCCGCTGCGCAGCGTGCTAGGGTTGGCCGTGGTGCCGGTGCTGATTTGGCTGATGGCCCTGAGCAACCCCTGGCATGGTTTGTTCTATGGCGCAGGTACCGCGCCGCTCAGTGATGAGCCGGGCGCGCCAATCCGTTATCAGCACGGGCCGTTGTTCTATGCGGCAGCGGCATACGTTTATCTGTTCATGACGTTTTGCATGGGCGTAGTGCTGCGCGCGGCTATCGTCAGTTACGGCGTGCATCGGCGTCACTACCTGGCGTTTGTCTTCGTCACGGCCGTGCCCTGGGTCGCCAACATCAGTTACGTGGTATTTGGCTGGATGCTGTTCGGCTTCGACCCGACGCCGTTCAGCTTTGCCTTTACCCTGGTGGCCTTTGCCTGGCTGATCGTCGGGGTACGTCTTTTTGATCTGCTGCCCGTGGCCCGGCACTTGTTGCTGGAAGCGCTGCTTGATCCGGTTCTGGTGGTGGATGCTCAGTTGCGAGTGATTGAAGCCAATCCGGCGGCGTTGAAACTCGCCAGTTTGCGCAGTGGTTGGCAGGGCCGCCCACTGCTGGACTGGCCGATTCTCGGTGCTGATCTGCAGCAATTGCTGGGTCAGCACCCGCCTGGTGAGCAGGATTGTCTCCTGACATTGGCCAACTCCGCACGCTACTTCGAGGTGCGTATCCGGGCGATCGAACGCGTCACGCGCCAAGGCGCTCAGGTGCTCGGGCAGATGCTCTATCTGCGCGATGTGACCCAACGCCACCTTAGTGAGTTGAAACTGGCCGAAGCGCTCGCCTTGAGTGAGGAGCGCCTGCGAACCATCAGCAGCCTGCATGAGCAGTTGCAGCAGCAGGCGCTGTGCGATCCGCTGACCGGTTTGTATAACCGGCGCTATTTGGATGAGTTCTTTGCCCGTGAACTGACCTTGGCGCAGCGCGAATGTTCGCCCATTGCCCTGGCTCTTATCGATCTTGATCACTTCAAGCAACTGAACGATGAGCATGGCCATCTCGAAGGTGACGATGTGCTCAAGGGCGTAGCCCAGCACTTGCTGGAGAACCTGCGTAGCTCTGATGCCGTGTTTCGTATCGGTGGTGAAGAGTTCCTGCTGATCTTGCCAAGAGCCGATGCCGCGGAGGCGCGTGCGCGCCTGGAGGGGATCTGTCGCGATCTGGCGGCTCATCCGCTGCCCACTCGTGGAGGTGCGCGCTATGTCACCCTGTCGGCTGGTCTGGCGCTTTGGCCTGCGCAGGGGCATGTGCTGGACGAGCTGCTCCAGGTGGCGGATGCGGCGCTCTATCAGGCCAAGCATGAAGGCCGTAACCGGGTCTGCAGCCTGGCCTGA
- a CDS encoding DUF3999 domain-containing protein, translated as MISRLIYRVGSAALLGLLCGAPVLAQEQPGDYAVQLQLSLSGEGPWYRLDVPMALHFAARYGDLRDLRVFNAEGQALAYALVAGQGESRDSQQEQAVKWFPLYAEQGDSSATPSLRVQRSTSGTLIELLDEANSSATPALLRGWLLDASALDEPLVRLQLDWSGGQDGFQRFSIEASDDLQGWQPWGSGQLARLSFDGERIEQRQIELPGRKARYLRLLWQSPQQAPQLTAASLRSQRSDSVSAPLVWSQPLAATRSPDGEYQWQLPLALPLERLKVELTQANSLAPIRVSGRNEAKGAWQSLTQGLLYRLPENGVEIRQDELALPGWAVQQLRLQVDERGGGLGGEPPQIKVAVRATQLVFLQRGSPPYRLALGRSGAASAALPLTTLIPGYQPQRLQQLGTAEAALQAANLAQQERAAVSDSGWKRWGLWLVLLLGVGLLALMAVSLLRSPKAE; from the coding sequence ATGATCAGTCGTTTAATTTACCGCGTGGGCAGCGCTGCCTTGCTTGGCTTGCTGTGCGGCGCGCCAGTCCTGGCGCAGGAGCAGCCTGGCGACTATGCCGTGCAATTACAGCTGAGTCTCAGTGGCGAAGGCCCCTGGTATCGTTTGGATGTGCCGATGGCGCTGCATTTCGCTGCGCGTTATGGCGATCTGCGCGACCTGCGGGTGTTTAACGCGGAAGGTCAGGCCCTGGCTTACGCCCTGGTGGCGGGGCAGGGTGAGTCGCGCGACAGCCAGCAGGAGCAGGCGGTCAAGTGGTTTCCGCTGTATGCCGAGCAGGGCGACAGCAGCGCCACGCCGAGCCTGCGGGTGCAGCGCAGCACCAGCGGCACGCTGATCGAGTTGCTTGATGAGGCGAACTCCTCAGCCACCCCCGCCTTGCTGCGTGGCTGGCTACTGGATGCCAGCGCATTGGACGAGCCGCTGGTGCGCTTGCAGCTGGATTGGAGCGGCGGCCAGGACGGTTTTCAGCGCTTCAGCATCGAGGCCAGTGATGACCTGCAAGGCTGGCAGCCCTGGGGCAGTGGTCAGCTGGCGCGCTTGTCTTTCGACGGTGAGCGTATTGAGCAGCGCCAGATCGAGCTACCGGGGCGCAAGGCGCGTTATCTGCGCCTGCTCTGGCAAAGCCCGCAACAAGCGCCACAGCTGACGGCAGCCAGTTTGCGTAGCCAGCGCAGTGATAGCGTGTCGGCACCGCTGGTGTGGTCGCAGCCGCTGGCGGCTACGCGCAGCCCGGATGGTGAATATCAGTGGCAGCTGCCCCTGGCCTTGCCGCTGGAACGGTTAAAGGTTGAGCTTACGCAGGCCAATAGCCTGGCGCCGATCCGCGTTAGCGGACGCAATGAAGCCAAGGGTGCTTGGCAATCACTGACACAGGGGCTGCTCTATCGGCTGCCGGAAAATGGCGTGGAAATCCGTCAGGACGAGCTGGCACTGCCCGGTTGGGCGGTGCAGCAGCTGCGTCTGCAGGTGGATGAGCGAGGCGGCGGCCTGGGCGGCGAGCCACCGCAGATCAAGGTAGCGGTGCGCGCCACCCAGCTGGTGTTTCTGCAGCGTGGCAGCCCGCCCTATCGGTTGGCGTTGGGGCGCAGCGGGGCAGCGTCGGCGGCCTTGCCGCTGACGACCCTGATTCCTGGCTATCAGCCGCAGCGCCTGCAGCAACTGGGCACAGCCGAAGCAGCGTTGCAGGCCGCTAACCTGGCACAGCAAGAGCGGGCAGCGGTGAGCGATAGCGGCTGGAAGCGTTGGGGCTTGTGGCTGGTGTTGTTGCTTGGGGTTGGACTGCTGGCGCTGATGGCGGTCAGTCTGTTGCGTAGCCCGAAGGCTGAGTAG